The Streptomyces sp. YIM 121038 sequence TGTACGGCGCCTGGCCGAACGGCCGTTGGTGGGACGGCCGCTGGTTGTCCACCTGAAGGTGCGCCGGTTCTTCTGTGAGTCGGCCGCCTGCCGGCGGCGCACGTTCGTGGAGCAGGTCCCGGATCTGAGTGAACGGTATCGCCGTGCGACTGCGGGGCTGCGCAAGTGGCTGCGGGCCATCGCGGCGGGAATGGGCGGGCGGCCTGGTGAACGCATGTGCCGCCGACTGCAGGTGACGGCTGGCCGCACCCAGTTGCTGGGGCTGCTGCAGGCGCCCGCGGTGCCCGCGCGAGCCCCGCGTGTACTGGGCGTGGACGAGTTCGCCTTCCGCCGCAGGTGGCGCTATGGCACGGTGCTGGTCGACGTGGAAGCACATCGGGTGGTGGACGTGCTCCCGGACCGGGACGCGGCCACTTTCAGCAGCTGGCTGCGCGAGCACCCTGGTGCCGAGATCATCTGCCGGGACCGGGCCAGCGCCTACAGCAGTGCTATCCGCGAGGCCGCACCAGATGCCCAGGAGATCGCGGATCGCTGGCACCTGCTCCACAACCTCTCTTCCGCGGTCGAGAAGACATGCCATCAACACCGTCCCTGCCTGCGCAAACACACCGAGGCCGAACAGGAATCGGTGACCCGGCCGGTGGTGATACCACTGCCGGCACCCGTCCTGCCCCCGCCGAAGATCGCAGTCCGGACCCGCGACCGGTACGCGGATATCCACCGCCTTCTGGACGCCGGGTACTCGCTCTCAGCGATCTCCCGACGTCTGCACCTGGACCGCAAGACGGTCCGCCGGTTCCGTGACACCGACCTCAGACTGCTGCTGGCCTCCGCCCGCCACGGCCGCCCCAAAGGAGTGCTGGAGCCGTTCACCGGCTACCTGACCGAACGGTTCACCGAGGGCTGCACCAGCCGGCACCCAGCTCCTTCACGAGATCCGGCAACGCGGCTACCAGGGCACAGCAACGCCAGTGCGCCACTACCTGAAGGGACTGCGGACCGGGACCGTGGAACCGGCCCGCGGCACCATCCCCAGCCCGCACATGATCACGTCATGGATCATGCGGCCGCGCGGCACTCGGGGTCCGAGTAGGAACGGAACAGAAAACCGGCGTAGCTGTCAGATCTTTTGACGGGCCATGAGTAGAGCTGCCAGGGTGCGCCCATGAGTGACGACCCGACGCTCGGCTTCCTGAAAGCGGACGTGGCGCGGTTCTGCACTGGTCTGGAGGAACTGGCCCCGGCGATCCGGCTGCGGCTGCTCGTGGAGTTGCGGGCCGAGCTGGGCGAGCTGACGGATGCGGCCCTGGATGAGGGCATGGCTGCGGCGAAGGCGGAGGGCTGGGGGTTGCGGCAGATCGGCGGGCAGGTGGGCCTGTCGCACGAGAAGGTCCGCTACCGGCTCGCCCAGGCCGCGGGCAAGGACGAGTCGGCCGGGGAGCTGTCCTAGACCGTGGCGGTCTTCTCGGGCTTGGCGGTGGAGCGGAGCTGTCCGCCCTGGATCTCGACGGGCAGGGCGAAGCTGTAGCGGCCGTGGAAGTTGATGTGCGCGAACTTCAGCGGCGAGAGGCGGGCGATGTCCTCGTCACGGACGTGGATGCCCTCGGCCCGCATCTCACCGATGATCTTCTGGAAGTACACCGTATTCCACAGGACCACGATGTTGAGCATCAGTCCCAGCGCCCCGAGCTGGTCTTATCCGAACTAGCCCAGCCGACGGCCCGGCAGGGGTCTGCGCGGGTCGAGTCACTGAAAGTAATTGTCTGAAGTCGTGGAGCCCTGGAGTGTCCGGGCGTGTCGCGCACCGCTGCGTTCTGCACGGTCACCTGTGACAAGGCGCCCGGGACCAGGCGACAATCCCGCATATGGATGACGCGTTCACACTCCTTCGGCAGGCCGTTGACGTACTGCCGGAGGGCGCCATGGCAGAGAACGGCCAGACG is a genomic window containing:
- a CDS encoding ISL3 family transposase — its product is MAVEGVLFPGINVRIVSMRVAAEVVAVEALACGRPPLCPSCGRRGMRGHSRYVRRLAERPLVGRPLVVHLKVRRFFCESAACRRRTFVEQVPDLSERYRRATAGLRKWLRAIAAGMGGRPGERMCRRLQVTAGRTQLLGLLQAPAVPARAPRVLGVDEFAFRRRWRYGTVLVDVEAHRVVDVLPDRDAATFSSWLREHPGAEIICRDRASAYSSAIREAAPDAQEIADRWHLLHNLSSAVEKTCHQHRPCLRKHTEAEQESVTRPVVIPLPAPVLPPPKIAVRTRDRYADIHRLLDAGYSLSAISRRLHLDRKTVRRFRDTDLRLLLASARHGRPKGVLEPFTGYLTERFTEGCTSRHPAPSRDPATRLPGHSNASAPLPEGTADRDRGTGPRHHPQPAHDHVMDHAAARHSGSE